The Terriglobales bacterium genome contains the following window.
AGTCCCACCCTGTCGCGCCAAAAGCAGGCGCGACCAGGGTGGGCGTCCCGCGCTGGTCTTATTGTTTATCTTCTGCGATGGCGGCGGCGGCTTCGGCCAGGATGCGGTGGTGGATGGTGAACAGCGCCAGCTCCAGGCGGTCCGAAACGCCCACTTTGTCATACACGTTGCGCAGGTAGTTTTTGATCACCTGCTCGGTGGTGCCCAGGCGGCTGGCGATCTCCTTGTTCTTAAATCCTTGAACGATGAGCGCGACCACGTGCAGCTCACGCGGGGTCAAGCGGTCGCGGACGCGGGCGCCGACCATGTCATTCTCGGCGGCGATGGCGGCGGCCTTGGTGTCCTGCACCCAGGTGCCGCCCTTGGCCACGGCGCGCACGCACTGCGAGAGGGCCTCGCCGGTGATGCTGCGGTAAACGACACCTTGCACGCCCTGCGCCAGAAAGGGCTTGGTCTCCTCGCCGTTCTCAATCACCAGGACGAGGCGGGTGCGGGTACGGCCGGTCTCTTTAACTAGCGTCGCCAGGTCACTGGCGAACTCCGAGGCGCAGACCAGCACCTGCGGGCGGAAACGCTCCAGCGCCATCTGCATCTGGGCGGCGTCTTGCGCCTGGGCCACGATGCGCAGGTCGTCTTCGACCGCCAGCACCTTGGCGGCGCCGGTGCGGAAGATGGCCTGGTTGTCGGCGAGGATGACTTTCAGCATTCGGTCGAACAATCCCTCAGGGGCTAAAGCCCCGAATCTTCTATGGCCCTCAACGGCACGACTGAAGTCG
Protein-coding sequences here:
- a CDS encoding response regulator transcription factor — encoded protein: MLKVILADNQAIFRTGAAKVLAVEDDLRIVAQAQDAAQMQMALERFRPQVLVCASEFASDLATLVKETGRTRTRLVLVIENGEETKPFLAQGVQGVVYRSITGEALSQCVRAVAKGGTWVQDTKAAAIAAENDMVGARVRDRLTPRELHVVALIVQGFKNKEIASRLGTTEQVIKNYLRNVYDKVGVSDRLELALFTIHHRILAEAAAAIAEDKQ